The Bubalus bubalis isolate 160015118507 breed Murrah chromosome 18, NDDB_SH_1, whole genome shotgun sequence genome contains a region encoding:
- the MEAK7 gene encoding MTOR-associated protein MEAK7 isoform X2 produces the protein MGNNKSRPGQECSSRFLPAEQAEVNRLFDALSSEKLGSSASPRSFSLQALKGHVGDALPPEMVTRLFEGMRRVDGSGKAKGPSERISHEQFTASMSHMLKGTAEEKSLVILNMISASGGPVKARDVHKFTEDLVGSVVHVLNYRRQLRGWSQKPPPGSPSRVQVLAAQLCSEMRLQGGGKLLGPQWLDRDCDQAVLEDWVFRAHHVATFLSLVIHQGFLLLRSSLKLATLVPERQVDPQREFTSVLDVLSVIYVNSHLPQELRLRWRLLFATELHGNSFAQLCGRIAHGGPCLVLLEDRDGHVFGGFASCSWEVKPQFQGDDRCFLFSVSPRMAVYTCTGYNDHYMYLNQGQQTIPNGLGMGGQHGYFGLWIDVDFGKGHSKAKPTCTTYGSPQLSAQEDFQFQKMEVWAVGDAPKAESVKKTRSILDIDPEARALLEASGRGRHSEGLREVPDEP, from the exons ATGGGGAACAACAAGAGTCGCCCAGGACAGGAGTGCTCCTCACGGTTTCTCCCCGCAGAGCAGGCCGAGGTCAACAGGCTGTTCGATGCTCTGTCGTCGGAGAAGCTTGGCTCCAGTGCCTCGCCCAGATCCTTCTCTCTGCAGGCACTGAAG GGCCATGTGGGGGACGCTCTTCCCCCAGAGATGGTCACCAGACTATTCGAGGGCATGCGGAGGGTGGACGGCAGCGGGAAGGCGAAGGGGCCCAGCGAGCGCATCTCCCATGAGCAGTTCACAGCATCCATGTCCCACATGTTGAAAGGAACTGCTGAGGAGAAGAGTCTCGTGATCCTGAACATGATTTCTGCCTCAGGAGGTCCCGTGAAAGCAAGAGATGTCCACAAG TTTACAGAGGACTTGGTTGGCTCTGTGGTACACGTGCTGAACTACAGACGGCAGCTGCGAGGCTGGAGTCAGAAGCCACCCCCAGGCTCCCCATCCAGGGTGCAGGTGCTGGCTGCCCAGCTGTGCTCCGAGATGAGGCTTCAAG GTGGCGGGAAGCTTCTGGGGCCTCAGTGGTTGGACCGCGACTGTGACCAGGCCGTGCTCGAGGACTGGGTGTTCCGGGCCCACCACGTGGCCACGTTTCTGAGCCTGGTCATCCACCAGGGCTTCCTCCTCCTGCGCTCGTCCCTCAAGCTGGCCACCCTGGTCCCCGAGCGCCAGGTGGACCCGCAGCGGGAGTTCACCAGCGTCCTGGACGTCCTGTCCGTCATCTACGTCAACTCGCACCTGCCCCAGGAGCTGCGGCTCCGCTGGCGCCTGCTCTTCGCGACCGAGCTCCACGGGAACAGCTTCGCGCAGCTCTGCGGGCGCATCGCACACGGGGGGCCCTGCCTGGTGCTGCTCGAGGACCGCGACGGCCACGTGTTCGGAGGCTTCGCCTCCTGCTCCTGGGAAGTCAAGCCTCAGTTTCAAG GGGACGACAGGTGCTTCCTGTTCTCCGTCTCCCCCCGCATGGCCGTGTACACCTGCACGGGCTACAACGACCACTACATGTACCTGAATCAAGGGCAGCAGACCATCCCCAACGGCCTG GGTATGGGAGGACAGCACGGTTACTTTGGGCTGTGGATCGACGTCGATTTCGGGAAAGGACACAGCAAGGCCAAGCCCACGTGCACCACGTACGGCAGCCCTCAGCTGTCGGCCCAGGAGGACTTCCAGTTCCAGAAGATGGAGGTGTGGGCGGTGGGAGATGCCCCAAAGGCAGAGTCG GTCAAGAAAACCAGGAGCATTCTGGACATCGACCCCGAGGCTCGGGCCCTGCTGGAAGCCAGTGGGCGGGGCCGCCACAGCGAAGGGCTCCGGGAGGTCCCCGATGAGCCGTGA
- the MEAK7 gene encoding MTOR-associated protein MEAK7 isoform X3 encodes MGHVGDALPPEMVTRLFEGMRRVDGSGKAKGPSERISHEQFTASMSHMLKGTAEEKSLVILNMISASGGPVKARDVHKFTEDLVGSVVHVLNYRRQLRGWSQKPPPGSPSRVQVLAAQLCSEMRLQGGGKLLGPQWLDRDCDQAVLEDWVFRAHHVATFLSLVIHQGFLLLRSSLKLATLVPERQVDPQREFTSVLDVLSVIYVNSHLPQELRLRWRLLFATELHGNSFAQLCGRIAHGGPCLVLLEDRDGHVFGGFASCSWEVKPQFQGDDRCFLFSVSPRMAVYTCTGYNDHYMYLNQGQQTIPNGLGMGGQHGYFGLWIDVDFGKGHSKAKPTCTTYGSPQLSAQEDFQFQKMEVWAVGDAPKAESVKKTRSILDIDPEARALLEASGRGRHSEGLREVPDEP; translated from the exons GGCCATGTGGGGGACGCTCTTCCCCCAGAGATGGTCACCAGACTATTCGAGGGCATGCGGAGGGTGGACGGCAGCGGGAAGGCGAAGGGGCCCAGCGAGCGCATCTCCCATGAGCAGTTCACAGCATCCATGTCCCACATGTTGAAAGGAACTGCTGAGGAGAAGAGTCTCGTGATCCTGAACATGATTTCTGCCTCAGGAGGTCCCGTGAAAGCAAGAGATGTCCACAAG TTTACAGAGGACTTGGTTGGCTCTGTGGTACACGTGCTGAACTACAGACGGCAGCTGCGAGGCTGGAGTCAGAAGCCACCCCCAGGCTCCCCATCCAGGGTGCAGGTGCTGGCTGCCCAGCTGTGCTCCGAGATGAGGCTTCAAG GTGGCGGGAAGCTTCTGGGGCCTCAGTGGTTGGACCGCGACTGTGACCAGGCCGTGCTCGAGGACTGGGTGTTCCGGGCCCACCACGTGGCCACGTTTCTGAGCCTGGTCATCCACCAGGGCTTCCTCCTCCTGCGCTCGTCCCTCAAGCTGGCCACCCTGGTCCCCGAGCGCCAGGTGGACCCGCAGCGGGAGTTCACCAGCGTCCTGGACGTCCTGTCCGTCATCTACGTCAACTCGCACCTGCCCCAGGAGCTGCGGCTCCGCTGGCGCCTGCTCTTCGCGACCGAGCTCCACGGGAACAGCTTCGCGCAGCTCTGCGGGCGCATCGCACACGGGGGGCCCTGCCTGGTGCTGCTCGAGGACCGCGACGGCCACGTGTTCGGAGGCTTCGCCTCCTGCTCCTGGGAAGTCAAGCCTCAGTTTCAAG GGGACGACAGGTGCTTCCTGTTCTCCGTCTCCCCCCGCATGGCCGTGTACACCTGCACGGGCTACAACGACCACTACATGTACCTGAATCAAGGGCAGCAGACCATCCCCAACGGCCTG GGTATGGGAGGACAGCACGGTTACTTTGGGCTGTGGATCGACGTCGATTTCGGGAAAGGACACAGCAAGGCCAAGCCCACGTGCACCACGTACGGCAGCCCTCAGCTGTCGGCCCAGGAGGACTTCCAGTTCCAGAAGATGGAGGTGTGGGCGGTGGGAGATGCCCCAAAGGCAGAGTCG GTCAAGAAAACCAGGAGCATTCTGGACATCGACCCCGAGGCTCGGGCCCTGCTGGAAGCCAGTGGGCGGGGCCGCCACAGCGAAGGGCTCCGGGAGGTCCCCGATGAGCCGTGA
- the MEAK7 gene encoding MTOR-associated protein MEAK7 isoform X1, protein MGNNKSRPGQECSSRFLPAEQAEVNRLFDALSSEKLGSSASPRSFSLQALKARGHVGDALPPEMVTRLFEGMRRVDGSGKAKGPSERISHEQFTASMSHMLKGTAEEKSLVILNMISASGGPVKARDVHKFTEDLVGSVVHVLNYRRQLRGWSQKPPPGSPSRVQVLAAQLCSEMRLQGGGKLLGPQWLDRDCDQAVLEDWVFRAHHVATFLSLVIHQGFLLLRSSLKLATLVPERQVDPQREFTSVLDVLSVIYVNSHLPQELRLRWRLLFATELHGNSFAQLCGRIAHGGPCLVLLEDRDGHVFGGFASCSWEVKPQFQGDDRCFLFSVSPRMAVYTCTGYNDHYMYLNQGQQTIPNGLGMGGQHGYFGLWIDVDFGKGHSKAKPTCTTYGSPQLSAQEDFQFQKMEVWAVGDAPKAESVKKTRSILDIDPEARALLEASGRGRHSEGLREVPDEP, encoded by the exons ATGGGGAACAACAAGAGTCGCCCAGGACAGGAGTGCTCCTCACGGTTTCTCCCCGCAGAGCAGGCCGAGGTCAACAGGCTGTTCGATGCTCTGTCGTCGGAGAAGCTTGGCTCCAGTGCCTCGCCCAGATCCTTCTCTCTGCAGGCACTGAAGGCAAGG GGCCATGTGGGGGACGCTCTTCCCCCAGAGATGGTCACCAGACTATTCGAGGGCATGCGGAGGGTGGACGGCAGCGGGAAGGCGAAGGGGCCCAGCGAGCGCATCTCCCATGAGCAGTTCACAGCATCCATGTCCCACATGTTGAAAGGAACTGCTGAGGAGAAGAGTCTCGTGATCCTGAACATGATTTCTGCCTCAGGAGGTCCCGTGAAAGCAAGAGATGTCCACAAG TTTACAGAGGACTTGGTTGGCTCTGTGGTACACGTGCTGAACTACAGACGGCAGCTGCGAGGCTGGAGTCAGAAGCCACCCCCAGGCTCCCCATCCAGGGTGCAGGTGCTGGCTGCCCAGCTGTGCTCCGAGATGAGGCTTCAAG GTGGCGGGAAGCTTCTGGGGCCTCAGTGGTTGGACCGCGACTGTGACCAGGCCGTGCTCGAGGACTGGGTGTTCCGGGCCCACCACGTGGCCACGTTTCTGAGCCTGGTCATCCACCAGGGCTTCCTCCTCCTGCGCTCGTCCCTCAAGCTGGCCACCCTGGTCCCCGAGCGCCAGGTGGACCCGCAGCGGGAGTTCACCAGCGTCCTGGACGTCCTGTCCGTCATCTACGTCAACTCGCACCTGCCCCAGGAGCTGCGGCTCCGCTGGCGCCTGCTCTTCGCGACCGAGCTCCACGGGAACAGCTTCGCGCAGCTCTGCGGGCGCATCGCACACGGGGGGCCCTGCCTGGTGCTGCTCGAGGACCGCGACGGCCACGTGTTCGGAGGCTTCGCCTCCTGCTCCTGGGAAGTCAAGCCTCAGTTTCAAG GGGACGACAGGTGCTTCCTGTTCTCCGTCTCCCCCCGCATGGCCGTGTACACCTGCACGGGCTACAACGACCACTACATGTACCTGAATCAAGGGCAGCAGACCATCCCCAACGGCCTG GGTATGGGAGGACAGCACGGTTACTTTGGGCTGTGGATCGACGTCGATTTCGGGAAAGGACACAGCAAGGCCAAGCCCACGTGCACCACGTACGGCAGCCCTCAGCTGTCGGCCCAGGAGGACTTCCAGTTCCAGAAGATGGAGGTGTGGGCGGTGGGAGATGCCCCAAAGGCAGAGTCG GTCAAGAAAACCAGGAGCATTCTGGACATCGACCCCGAGGCTCGGGCCCTGCTGGAAGCCAGTGGGCGGGGCCGCCACAGCGAAGGGCTCCGGGAGGTCCCCGATGAGCCGTGA